A region of Zootoca vivipara chromosome 15, rZooViv1.1, whole genome shotgun sequence DNA encodes the following proteins:
- the THY1 gene encoding thy-1 membrane glycoprotein, whose product MKSTIGIAVLVTVLQVARCQRIRSLTACLSDQSLRLDCAYEKKTSNALTYDFRLSRDSGLGIVVASSQNVPNAIYKNRANVTVSNNLVCLHLAGFTTADEGTYVCRLKITNDYEDNQMKNISVFKDRLEKCAGISLLIQNTSWLLLLLLSLPLLQAVDFVSL is encoded by the exons ATGAAGTCCACTATTGGTATTGCAGTCCTCGTGACAG TGCTCCAAGTTGCCCGCTGCCAGAGGATTAGAAGCCTGACCGCTTGCCTGAGCGACCAAAGCCTGCGCTTGGACTGTGCGTACGAAAAGAAGACCTCAAATGCCCTGACCTACGACTTCCGCCTGAGCAGGGATTCCGGCTTGGGGATTGTTGTTGCCAGCAGCCAGAACGTCCCCAATGCCATCTACAAGAACCGGGCCAACGTCACCGTGTCCAACAACCTGGTGTGCCTTCACCTTGCGGGCTTCACCACCGCCGATGAGGGGACCTACGTGTGCAGGCTGAAGATCACCAACGATTATGAGGATAACCAGATGAAGAACATCTCGGTTTTCAAAG ACCGGCTGGAGAAATGCGCAGGAATCAGCCTCTTGATCCAAAACacctcctggctgctgctgctgctgctctcattgCCTCTCCTGCAAGCTGTGGATTTTGTGTCCCTGTAA